The Mycobacteriales bacterium region AGGTCGGCGGGCTGACGCTGCAGACCGCCGGGTCTCCCGTCATCACCTCGCCACCGGTCGCCTGCCCGCTCACCAGCCAGGCGCAGGGCTACCAGCCGGCGGAGGACGGGGCATGGAGCGCGCACCCGGCCTACGACTGCACGACCAAGGTGGTCGGGGTGGTCAGCAGCGACCAGAAGACCGTGACGTTCTCGGTGGGCAGGTTCGTGCACGACGGCGTGCTGGCGATCGCGCTGCTCGCCGGGGGCAGCGCCGACCGGGTGCCGTTCGCGACACCGGCAGCCACGGCCCTGGCCGTCACCGTCCCCGCGACCGGCTCCGGCGCGCTGCCCGGCACGCCGAACGCGGGTGGGGGCACGACGGCCACGTCACCGGCAGGAGCGGCGCCCGGGGTCGCCCCGGTGGGCAACGGGCTCGCCGGTCTCGCCGCGGCCGCGCCGGCGGACCCGGCCTCGCCGCCGGCCGCTCCCGACATCGCCGGCGCACCGGCCGCGGTGGGCCTGCCACCGGTGACCGCCTCCTCGACCGACGGGTCGGCCGCGAGCGAGACCCGCGGGCGCGCGCTGGCGGCGGACACGGGCTCGAGCGGTTCGTCGCACCGTGCGGCTACCGCCATCGGCCTCGCCGCCGTGGTGGCCGCCCTCGTCTTCTGGTCGGAGGGCTTCGGGGTGCTCGGCGGCCGGGTCACGACCTTCACGACCCGGCGGCGTACGCCGGCGCCCGCCGAGGAGACGGTCAGCGACGCGGCGCCGGCAGCGTCCGTGCATAGCTGACCAGCTGCGCCAGCGGGACGGTGCCGCGGATGCGCACCCAGGTGCCGCCGGGCAGCGCGATGCGGATCTCCGGGCCGTCGGAGCGCAGCGCCGTCGTGGCGTCGCCGAGGCCCGGCAGGTGGACCGGTTCGGTGACCGTCGGCTGGTTGCTCCACGGCACCGTGCCGCCCCGCTCACGGCCGGCCTCCACGGAGATGACGTCGGGGCCGCGAGTGAAGGCCCACACGGTCGACTGCGCGACGACGCCCTGACCGGCCGGGTCGGGCACGGTCAGCTCCTCGGGCCCCCACGCATCGAAGCCGGCCGGAGCCGGTGGCGCCGAGATGGGCGCGTGCGGGTCCACGCCCTTGGTCACCGTCGCCGCCTGCCGGCTCCCCGGCAGGGGTTGCGCACCCGCGGTCCCCATCGGGTCGGGCCGGTCGCCGAGGTGCACCTCGACGGCGTCGCGACGGAACACCAGCCGGCCATCGAGCGTCCAGCGCTCGGAGAGCACCAGCCCACTGCCGTCGATGCAGAGGTCGTCGTGGTTGCGGTCGCCGTCGAGCTTGCGGACCGCACCGCCCGGTGGCTCGAAGAACCGGTAGACCCGGCAGCTGCGGCCGGCCACCCGCTCGGACTGCCGCTGCGACGCCAACCCGCGGGTGACGAGACCGTCGAGCTCGACCCCGAGAGCCTGGTCGCTGCCGGACGGGCCCGGCTGCCGGCCCGCGACGGCGCGCACGACGTCGGTAGCGTCCAGCGTGTAGAGCTCGTCGGTGCTGAACCACGTGGCCTTCTGCGGCGTCTGCCCCTGCTCCCGGCGCGGATCCGCCTGGTAGGTCAGGTCGCTCGACGCGAACGGCCGGTGCACGGTCAGCACCTCCCACGATGTCGTCGCGGTGCCGGTCGCGCTGGCGACGACCCGGTAGGTGACTTGGTACGCCGACGGCCTGGTCGTGATGTCCTTCACCGGCTCCTTCGACCCGCGTTCGACGACCGTGGCCGCACCGATCACGAGGGCGCCGATGACGACAAGCGCCACGGCGACGAGCAGCACGACGCGGGTGCGCCGGGTGAAGGCCATCGCGCAGACCCTAGGCGGGAACGGTCGAGAATTCGCCCGGGGTTGCCGGCCGGTCAGGCGTCCGGCACCCAGTTGCCGTGGAAGCCGAACGGCACCCGCTGCGGGAGGTGGACCGTCGCGACCGGGCCGGCCGCGAGGTCCTGCGCGTGCAGCACGACGACGTCGCTGCGGTCGGTCGTGGCGTCGTAGACGTAGGACATCAACCAGCCGTCGTCCTCCGCCGCAGCGTCGGTGCGCGGCACGAACACCGCCTCCATCGTCATCCGGCCGGCGCCGTAGTCGACACCCTCGCTGGTGCCCGCGTCGAGGTCGTGCTTGATGAGTCCGGTGAACCCGTCGCGCAGCAGGTCGGCGGCGACGCAGTAGGCGTAGCGGTGGCGCCGAGCGACCAGCCGCTCGTCGTGCCGGGGGAACTCCTGGCCGCGCTCGTCGAGCAGCTGCTCGCTCACCCGCCGGGTGGCCGGGTCGATCGTCCAGCGGTAGAGCTGCGGGACGGCGTCGCTCGGGCCGAGCACGTCCTCGGCGAACATCGTCGCGTGCCGGGCCACGTCCATGACGACCCGTTCGCCGTCGTCGTACGCGTTGACCGGGTGGAAGACGTAGCAGCTGCCCGGCAGCTCGCACCAGACGATCTCCTCGGCGCCGCCCTCGCGTGGCAGCAGCCCGACCCGCGCGCCGTAGGCCGGGTCCCACCGGTAGGGAAACGACGCCCCCGCCATCGCCGCGTCGAGCGAGAACGTCACCGGCAGGTCCATGAGGATCGCGTAGCGCTCGGTGAGGCCCAT contains the following coding sequences:
- a CDS encoding carotenoid oxygenase family protein, with amino-acid sequence MTTVEPQIPVQAQQPENPYLEGNYGPVHEEVTAFDLPVTGELPADLSGRLLRIGPNPVVPADPATYHWFTGTGMVHGVRIRDGRAEWYRNRFVRADDVVAARGGPATPGPRRTMDFAPNTNVIGHAGDTFAIVEAGALPMLLSYELDTLARSDFGGTLGDAFTAHPKTDPVTGELHAISYYWEHERLQYQVVGTDGRVRHRVDVPVPGRPMVHDMGLTERYAILMDLPVTFSLDAAMAGASFPYRWDPAYGARVGLLPREGGAEEIVWCELPGSCYVFHPVNAYDDGERVVMDVARHATMFAEDVLGPSDAVPQLYRWTIDPATRRVSEQLLDERGQEFPRHDERLVARRHRYAYCVAADLLRDGFTGLIKHDLDAGTSEGVDYGAGRMTMEAVFVPRTDAAAEDDGWLMSYVYDATTDRSDVVVLHAQDLAAGPVATVHLPQRVPFGFHGNWVPDA